From the Kogia breviceps isolate mKogBre1 chromosome 3, mKogBre1 haplotype 1, whole genome shotgun sequence genome, one window contains:
- the GLRX5 gene encoding glutaredoxin-related protein 5, mitochondrial: MSGSLGRAAAALLRWGRGAGGGLRGPGVRAASSGGSGSSERLDALVKKDRVVVFLKGTPEQPQCGFSNAVVQILRLHGVRDYAAYNVLDDPQLRQGIKDYSNWPTIPQVYLNGEFVGGCDILLQMHQNGDLVEELKKLGIRSALLDEKKDQDSK, translated from the exons ATGAGCGGGTCCCTGGGCCGGGCGGCTGCGGCTCTGCTCCGCTGGGGGCGCGGCGCGGGCGGAGGCCTGCGGGGCCCGGGCGTGCGGGCGGCGAGCTCGGGCGGCAGCGGCTCGTCAGAGCGCCTGGACGCTCTGGTGAAGAAGGACAGGGTGGTGGTCTTTCTAAAGGGGACTCCGGAGCAGCCCCAGTGCGGCTTCAGCAACGCCGTGGTGCAGATCCTGCGGCTGCACGGCGTCCGCGACTACGCGGCCTACAACGTGCTGGACGACCCCCAGCTCCGGCAAG GCATTAAAGACTATTCCAACTGGCCCACCATCCCGCAAGTGTACCTCAACGGCGAGTTCGTAGGCGGCTGTGATATTCTTCTGCAGATGCACCAGAACGGGGACCTGGTGGAAGAACTGAAGAAGCTGGGAATCCGCTCCGCCCTCTTAGATGAAAAGAAAGATCAAGACTCAAAGTGA